In Candidatus Methylomirabilota bacterium, the sequence CGGGACATCGCCAAGCCGGGATGATCCTGGTCGCATGGAACTGCGCGTCCATGCTGGCGGCGGCCGTGGTCCTTGCCGCGTCGTCGCCCCAGATGATGCGGGGCGCGCTCATCCAGGGCCTGCCGCCGCTGGTCTTCCTGCTCGGCGCCGCCTACACGCGGCTGGGCTGAGACGTCCGCCGGCCTCCGCTCAGTTCCCCGCCTTGACCTCGGCGAAGAGTTGCTTGGCGACGAGGAAGGCTTCCCGGACGAGCGGCGCGCCCACGTAGCCCGACAGATGGAGGAGCACTTCCGTCAGCTCATCCTCGGTCCAGCCCTGGCGAAGCGCCATGCGCAGGTGGATGGCCAGCTCGGGCGCCTGCCCCGTCGCGGCATCCGACACCACGCAGACCAGCGTGCGGGTCTTGAGGTCGAGGCCCGGCCGCGTCCAC encodes:
- a CDS encoding carboxymuconolactone decarboxylase family protein, which gives rise to MPDSEAYRKGSEMRRKLLGDAYVERANKTTYDDPTTRKFIDVVTETVFGTLWTRPGLDLKTRTLVCVVSDAATGQAPELAIHLRMALRQGWTEDELTEVLLHLSGYVGAPLVREAFLVAKQLFAEVKAGN